A genomic segment from Colletotrichum higginsianum IMI 349063 chromosome 5, whole genome shotgun sequence encodes:
- a CDS encoding C6 transcription factor, translating to MGSGLPTPPLEDQKSRKSSSSSKSIKPNRHTAKRASPHNATQHHDHASQGMSADGRHKRVWKACERCRMKKTKCDGEFPCKRCKDDGLVCTAGVRKKTEYKQLPRGYAEVLEHTQFALIATVHKLYSMVRNQQQWDLGEPELNDRGQPVIHNIAQKLGCIRPNSDIDLPVHSVFPEDEAGLTELARQLEEQQKERDVENAMKIEVDSTSSCERSDRASSSEIDHSEFEADYRKAVFGGHNNPMTMSPQSFSTGYTEFDVDSVASPVDPAAVMFQQQNQSPPMNAYQQWSMPRQSAPPSMDLTQQFFQHPGALTNMDMLNQGLIESEFGTIKPHVLNCPNPEVMMGMGDPMIYGGYDGEPLRL from the exons ATGGGAAGCGGCCTGCCCACCCCTCCGTTGGAGGACCAAAAGTCTAGGAAGAGCTCATCCAGCTCGAAGTCCATCAAGCCCAACCGCCACACCGCCAAGCGCGCCAGCCCTCACAACGCTACACAACATCACGACCATGCCTCGCAAGGCATGTCTGCCGATGGCCGCCACAAGAGAGTATGGAAGGCCTGTGAAAGATGTCggatgaagaagacaaag TGCGATGGAGAGTTCCCCTGTAAGAGGTGTAAGGACGATGGTCTCGTCTGCACCGCCGGCGTCCGCAAGAAGACGGAATACAAGCAGCTCCCTAGGGGATACGCCGAAGTCCTGGAGCACACTCAGTTTgccctcatcgccaccgTCCACAAGCTCTACTCCATGGTTAGGAATCAGCAGCAATGGGACCTGGGCGAACCCGAGCTCAATGACAGAGGGCAACCCGTCATCCACAACATTGCTCAGAAGCTTGGATGCATCCGCCCCAACAGCGACATCGACCTGCCGGTGCACTCAGTCTTtcccgaggacgaggccggcctgaCCGAGCTGGCGCGTCAACTGGAGGAGCAACAGAAGGAACGCGACGTCGAGAACGCGATGAAGATCGAGGTCGACTCGACCTCTAGCTGCGAACGATCGGACCGCGCCAGCTCTTCCGAGATCGACCACTCCGAGTTTGAGGCCGACTACCGCAAGGCTGTCTTTGGCGGCCATAACAACCCGATGACCATGTCGCCGCAGAGCTTCTCGACAGGCTACACCGAATTCGACGTCGACTCGGTCGCCTCGCccgtcgacccggccgcTGTAATGTTTCAGCAACAAAACCAGTCGCCGCCTATGAACGCCTACCAGCAATGGAGCATGCCCAGGCAATCGGCGCCCCCCTCCATGGACCTCACGCAACAATTCTTCCAGCACCCAGGTGCTCTCACCAATATGGACATGCTCAACCAGGGCCTCATCGAGTCTGAATTTGGAACCATCAAGCCTCATGTCCTCAACTGCCCAAATCCGGAAGTCATGATGGGCATGGGCGACCCAATGATCTACGGAGGCTACGACGGAGAGCCATTGCGACTGTAA